A region from the Syntrophorhabdales bacterium genome encodes:
- a CDS encoding tyrosine-type recombinase/integrase produces the protein MLDQFYVFPSTRERLRLGPLGPHIDGFARHISERGHPRSTARHKIRSVAALSSWLEIKQRGVEDLDEQLVSEFLRYRRHRGFSQYEAPQALRDLLSHLRHVGVIGCAPAREESPLHVVEQGFTEYLIQERGLAKPTIVSYLSIAHAFLFECFGRKPPALNDLTLKDITGFIIRQGNRLSLRRVQLVTTALRSLCCFLYQRGEIPTDLASSVPTVANWRMAELPKFLESEEIERLLGSCNRSSFTGRRDYAVLLLLARLGLRAGEVVHMQLDDLDWERGELTVRGKSFRHDRLPIPKDVGKALAAYLCHRPRCSSRRVFLRIYAPRQGFSTSVAIGDIVRRASIRAGLHPARKRTHLLRHALAVRMLRGGASLAEIGEILRHELPSTTEIYAKVDVAALRALALPWQGGEL, from the coding sequence ATGCTTGATCAGTTCTATGTATTCCCGTCCACACGGGAACGTTTGCGGCTCGGTCCGCTGGGCCCACACATCGATGGTTTTGCTCGGCATATCTCAGAGCGAGGTCATCCACGGTCCACGGCCAGACATAAGATCAGGTCGGTGGCCGCTCTCAGCAGTTGGCTTGAGATCAAACAGCGTGGCGTGGAGGACCTGGATGAACAGCTCGTGTCGGAGTTTCTCAGATACCGTCGTCATAGAGGTTTCTCTCAGTATGAAGCGCCGCAGGCCCTGCGGGATCTTCTCAGTCATTTGCGTCATGTCGGCGTCATCGGTTGCGCTCCGGCGCGCGAGGAGAGTCCTCTTCACGTCGTCGAACAAGGATTCACAGAGTATCTTATCCAAGAGCGTGGCCTCGCCAAGCCAACCATAGTCAGCTATCTTTCCATAGCGCACGCATTTCTGTTCGAGTGTTTTGGTCGTAAACCACCGGCTCTGAACGATCTCACGCTCAAGGATATTACCGGCTTCATCATCCGCCAAGGGAACAGGCTGAGCCTGCGACGTGTCCAGCTCGTGACCACGGCCCTGCGCAGCCTATGCTGTTTTCTCTACCAGCGGGGTGAGATCCCGACGGACCTGGCCTCATCAGTCCCCACGGTGGCCAACTGGCGCATGGCGGAACTCCCGAAGTTTCTGGAGTCAGAAGAGATAGAACGCCTCCTCGGAAGCTGCAATCGGTCCAGTTTCACCGGCCGGCGTGACTATGCGGTGTTACTGCTCCTGGCACGGCTCGGCCTGCGAGCGGGAGAGGTGGTGCATATGCAGCTCGATGATCTGGACTGGGAACGTGGAGAGCTCACGGTGCGGGGTAAGAGCTTCCGACATGACCGGCTTCCCATCCCCAAAGATGTCGGCAAAGCCTTGGCCGCATATCTGTGCCATCGACCTCGCTGTTCGTCGCGCAGGGTATTTCTCCGCATCTACGCACCGCGACAAGGGTTTTCCACTTCTGTAGCCATCGGTGACATCGTGCGGAGAGCCTCCATTCGCGCCGGGCTCCATCCGGCGCGCAAGAGAACACATCTTTTGCGCCATGCCCTTGCCGTCAGGATGCTCCGCGGCGGCGCCTCGCTCGCGGAGATTGGTGAGATCTTAAGGCACGAGCTTCCCAGCACGACAGAGATCTATGCCAAGGTCGATGTGGCGGCACTGCGTGCACTCGCGCTGCCATGGCAAGGAGGAGAACTATGA
- a CDS encoding integrase, translated as MGLYKRGNTYWFAVMFEGRRIRQSLNTDNRKMAEKLHAKVLTDLVEGRYFESHMSKNVTFDDMSKEYLETNAHSRDEHTIKKLKAFFSGYTLAEITTPLVADYQDDRSKKVKPATVYQELSLLRRMFNVAKKRWKWIRENPVSDGDLSFSVGNRNARDRWLTPEEEIELLAAATNPRWLRSLLVTALHSGMRRGELLGLRWRDVDFGRTLIRIEKSKNGEKRLIPMSKTLQATLKAIVVKDITGNVFPISVRSLEGSFQRHSCEDRN; from the coding sequence ATGGGGCTCTATAAGCGAGGCAACACGTATTGGTTTGCTGTCATGTTTGAAGGTCGCAGAATACGCCAGTCTCTGAATACGGACAACAGGAAAATGGCCGAGAAGCTGCATGCCAAGGTGCTCACCGATTTGGTGGAGGGTCGTTATTTTGAGAGTCATATGTCGAAAAACGTCACCTTTGATGATATGAGCAAAGAGTATCTGGAGACAAACGCGCACTCCCGAGACGAACACACTATTAAGAAGCTGAAAGCGTTCTTTTCAGGTTACACTTTGGCTGAGATTACGACGCCGCTTGTTGCCGATTATCAGGATGACAGGTCAAAGAAAGTGAAGCCGGCGACTGTGTACCAGGAGCTTTCCTTATTACGCCGTATGTTCAATGTGGCCAAGAAACGATGGAAGTGGATACGAGAGAATCCTGTGAGTGATGGGGATCTTTCCTTTTCGGTGGGTAACAGGAACGCACGTGACCGGTGGCTGACGCCAGAGGAAGAGATAGAGCTTCTGGCTGCCGCGACAAACCCGCGTTGGTTGCGGTCACTGCTGGTTACGGCCCTGCACTCCGGCATGCGTAGAGGAGAGCTATTGGGGCTGAGATGGAGAGACGTTGATTTTGGTCGGACGCTCATCAGGATCGAAAAGTCCAAGAATGGTGAGAAGAGATTGATACCAATGTCAAAGACTCTTCAGGCCACGTTGAAAGCGATCGTCGTAAAAGATATCACCGGAAATGTATTCCCCATCTCTGTGCGAAGTCTTGAGGGAAGCTTTCAAAGGCACTCTTGCGAAGACAGAAATTGA